A single Bicyclus anynana chromosome 19, ilBicAnyn1.1, whole genome shotgun sequence DNA region contains:
- the LOC128199175 gene encoding juvenile hormone esterase-like isoform X1: MQFKLDTQPVNGPRGRPRNVYEFHNNAAAEIVRVEQGRLRGEKLWTITGDTLYYSFKGIPYAAPPIGKLRFKDPLPALSWKGIRNATEHGNVCPQFDMIRNMYLPGSEDCLFLNVYTPFMNPRTLLPVMVYIHGGGFVYGSGNDDFCGPDFLIDMSKEKKKGVVVVTINYRLGELGFLCLNTAEVPGNAGMKDQVAALRWVQINIRNFGGDPNNVTIFGESAGGMSCTLHSTSPMSRGLFHRIIAMSGVARVHTFEFEQQRKAFVLAKGLGFETTNATALLEFLQSVPSERLIQANTNVIAAEQYMGVKLLNMPVVEKDCGQKRFLEETHDISIKKGLSEVSVMAGYTSKEGIFLIPNLENFPILENYGRYIEGLTPRDIYYQSTPKIHLKVADLITEYYTGSNLPLKTIPQFVQYGSDIFIYPIVRYADVLSKFSKSSIYFYEFSSMSERNIFRTLGKKYGIPGVAHTDDLMYVFHAKYYNLPVNKNATSYKMIRQMCALFTNFAINGNPTPDASLGAIWPRYNANTRLYINIGKDLTNYKNPGQPIMDFYESIYKVANLQKQF; encoded by the exons atgCAGTTTAAACTGGACACTCAGCCGGTGAACGGTCCCCGGGGGCGACCccgcaacgtctatgaattccac AACAATGCAGCAGCAGAAATCGTCCGAGTAGAACAGGGGAGACTGAGAGGAGAAAAACTATGGACGATCACGGGGGACACATTGTACTACAGTTTCAAAGGTATTCCATACGCTGCTCCACCCATCGGCAAATTGAGGTTCAAG GATCCCCTTCCTGCGCTTTCCTGGAAAGGAATACGTAACGCTACTGAACATGGGAATGTATGTCCTCAATTTGATATGATCAGAAACATGTATTTACCTGGAAGTGAAGACTGTCTCTTTCTAAACGTTTATACACCATTTATGAATCCGCGTACATTGCTGCCAGTCATGGTTTACATACACGGTGGTGGATTTGTTTACGGGTCGGGCAATGACGATTTCTGCGGACCAGATTTTCTAATAGACATGAGTAAAGAGAAAAAGAAAGGAGTGGTCGTTGTGACAATAAATTACAGACTGGGCGAATTGGGATTCTTATGCTTGAATACTGCCGAAGTACCTGGTAACGCGGGTATGAAGGACCAAGTCGCAGCGTTGAGATGGGTGCAAATAAATATACGCAACTTTGGCGGCGATCCTAACAATGTGACAATTTTTGGTGAAAGCGCGGGAGGCATGTCTTGTACATTACACAGCACGTCACCCATGTCTCGCGGACTCTTCCACAGAATCATAGCTATGAGTGGAGTTGCAAGAGTGCATACCTTTGAATTTGAACAACAGAGGAAAGCCTTTGTACTCGCTAAAGGTCTAGGCTTTGAAACAACAAACGCTACTGCACTTCTGGAATTCCTCCAAAGCGTGCCCTCTGAACGACTGATACAAGCTAATACCAATGTTATAGCCGCTGAGCAATATATGGGcgtaaaattactaaatatgcCTGTGGTGGAAAAAGATTGCGGTCAAAAAAGATTTCTAGAAGAAACACACGATATCTCAATTAAGAAAGGACTTTCCGAAGTCAGCGTTATGGCAGGATATACTTCAAAAGAAGGAATATTTCTCATACCAAATCTTGAAAATTTTCCTATACTGGAAAACTATGGAAGATACATTGAAGGTTTAACACCACGTGACATATATTATCAAAGTACACCGAAGATACATTTAAAAGTTGCAGATTTAATCACAGAATACTACACAGGGTCAAATTTACCTCTCAAAACCATACCACAGTTTGTACAATATGGAtcggatatttttatttatccaaTAGTAAGATACGCCGACGTTTTGTCTAAGTTTAGCAAAagcagtatttatttttatgagttTTCTAGCATGTCCGAACGCAACATATTTAGAACTTTAGGCAAGAAATACGGTATACCCGGAGTCGCACACACAGACGACCTGATGTATGTGTTTCAcgcaaaatattacaatttgccGGTGAATAAGAACGCCACTTCTTACAAAATGATACGACAGATGTGCGCCTTGTTCACCAACTTCGCGATAAACGG AAATCCAACACCTGACGCATCGCTGGGCGCGATCTGGCCGAGATACAATGCAAACACCCGGCTGTATATTAACATCGGAAAAGATTTAACAAACTACAAAAATCCTGGGCAGCCGATTATGGATTTTTACGAATCCATCTATAAAGTAGcaaatttacaaaaacaattttag
- the LOC128199175 gene encoding juvenile hormone esterase-like isoform X2, with the protein MIRNMYLPGSEDCLFLNVYTPFMNPRTLLPVMVYIHGGGFVYGSGNDDFCGPDFLIDMSKEKKKGVVVVTINYRLGELGFLCLNTAEVPGNAGMKDQVAALRWVQINIRNFGGDPNNVTIFGESAGGMSCTLHSTSPMSRGLFHRIIAMSGVARVHTFEFEQQRKAFVLAKGLGFETTNATALLEFLQSVPSERLIQANTNVIAAEQYMGVKLLNMPVVEKDCGQKRFLEETHDISIKKGLSEVSVMAGYTSKEGIFLIPNLENFPILENYGRYIEGLTPRDIYYQSTPKIHLKVADLITEYYTGSNLPLKTIPQFVQYGSDIFIYPIVRYADVLSKFSKSSIYFYEFSSMSERNIFRTLGKKYGIPGVAHTDDLMYVFHAKYYNLPVNKNATSYKMIRQMCALFTNFAINGNPTPDASLGAIWPRYNANTRLYINIGKDLTNYKNPGQPIMDFYESIYKVANLQKQF; encoded by the exons ATGATCAGAAACATGTATTTACCTGGAAGTGAAGACTGTCTCTTTCTAAACGTTTATACACCATTTATGAATCCGCGTACATTGCTGCCAGTCATGGTTTACATACACGGTGGTGGATTTGTTTACGGGTCGGGCAATGACGATTTCTGCGGACCAGATTTTCTAATAGACATGAGTAAAGAGAAAAAGAAAGGAGTGGTCGTTGTGACAATAAATTACAGACTGGGCGAATTGGGATTCTTATGCTTGAATACTGCCGAAGTACCTGGTAACGCGGGTATGAAGGACCAAGTCGCAGCGTTGAGATGGGTGCAAATAAATATACGCAACTTTGGCGGCGATCCTAACAATGTGACAATTTTTGGTGAAAGCGCGGGAGGCATGTCTTGTACATTACACAGCACGTCACCCATGTCTCGCGGACTCTTCCACAGAATCATAGCTATGAGTGGAGTTGCAAGAGTGCATACCTTTGAATTTGAACAACAGAGGAAAGCCTTTGTACTCGCTAAAGGTCTAGGCTTTGAAACAACAAACGCTACTGCACTTCTGGAATTCCTCCAAAGCGTGCCCTCTGAACGACTGATACAAGCTAATACCAATGTTATAGCCGCTGAGCAATATATGGGcgtaaaattactaaatatgcCTGTGGTGGAAAAAGATTGCGGTCAAAAAAGATTTCTAGAAGAAACACACGATATCTCAATTAAGAAAGGACTTTCCGAAGTCAGCGTTATGGCAGGATATACTTCAAAAGAAGGAATATTTCTCATACCAAATCTTGAAAATTTTCCTATACTGGAAAACTATGGAAGATACATTGAAGGTTTAACACCACGTGACATATATTATCAAAGTACACCGAAGATACATTTAAAAGTTGCAGATTTAATCACAGAATACTACACAGGGTCAAATTTACCTCTCAAAACCATACCACAGTTTGTACAATATGGAtcggatatttttatttatccaaTAGTAAGATACGCCGACGTTTTGTCTAAGTTTAGCAAAagcagtatttatttttatgagttTTCTAGCATGTCCGAACGCAACATATTTAGAACTTTAGGCAAGAAATACGGTATACCCGGAGTCGCACACACAGACGACCTGATGTATGTGTTTCAcgcaaaatattacaatttgccGGTGAATAAGAACGCCACTTCTTACAAAATGATACGACAGATGTGCGCCTTGTTCACCAACTTCGCGATAAACGG AAATCCAACACCTGACGCATCGCTGGGCGCGATCTGGCCGAGATACAATGCAAACACCCGGCTGTATATTAACATCGGAAAAGATTTAACAAACTACAAAAATCCTGGGCAGCCGATTATGGATTTTTACGAATCCATCTATAAAGTAGcaaatttacaaaaacaattttag